One stretch of Holophagaceae bacterium DNA includes these proteins:
- a CDS encoding cysteine desulfurase codes for MSGPVLTPLDVEKIRTDFPLLSVPFHGKPMHYLDSAVSGQMPNSVIERMAHYQRFEHTNVHRGVSTLSQEATDRFEEAREKVRAFLHAPSAKQIIWTRGATEALNLVAQSWGRANVQEGDEILLSAMEHHSNIVPWQMLAAEKGASIKVIPMDDRGVLDLDALEALLTPRVKVVGITHVSNVLGTVNPLKKIIAAAHAKSIVVVVDGAQAVPHIPVDVVDLDADFYAFSGHKLSGPTGIGVLYGKKELLEAMPPWQGGGSMILSVSWEKTTYMGIPGKFEAGTPPIAEAIGLGAAIDYLNAIGLDRIAAHEHALLEYATKELGKIEGLRVIGTAPGKASVLSFVLDGIHPHDVGSILDHEGVVVRAGHHCAQPVMKRFDIPATTRASFAYFNDREDVDALVAAIRQVKEIFGADSFNSAEEQG; via the coding sequence ATGAGCGGACCTGTGCTGACTCCCCTCGATGTCGAAAAGATCCGCACGGACTTCCCGTTGCTCAGCGTGCCATTCCACGGGAAACCCATGCATTACCTGGACAGCGCGGTCAGTGGACAGATGCCCAACTCCGTCATCGAACGCATGGCCCACTATCAGCGCTTCGAGCACACCAATGTCCATCGCGGGGTAAGCACCCTTTCCCAGGAGGCCACGGACCGCTTCGAGGAAGCCCGCGAGAAAGTGCGCGCCTTCCTCCACGCGCCCAGCGCCAAGCAGATCATCTGGACCCGGGGCGCCACCGAGGCCTTGAACCTCGTGGCCCAAAGCTGGGGCCGCGCCAATGTCCAGGAAGGCGATGAGATCCTGCTCAGCGCCATGGAACACCATTCCAACATCGTGCCTTGGCAGATGCTGGCGGCCGAAAAGGGCGCTTCGATCAAAGTCATCCCCATGGACGACCGGGGCGTGCTGGATCTGGATGCCCTGGAGGCCTTGCTGACCCCGCGTGTGAAGGTGGTCGGCATCACGCACGTCTCCAACGTGCTGGGCACCGTGAACCCCCTCAAGAAGATCATCGCCGCCGCCCACGCCAAGAGCATCGTGGTGGTCGTGGATGGCGCCCAGGCGGTGCCGCACATCCCGGTGGACGTGGTGGATCTGGACGCGGATTTCTATGCCTTCAGCGGCCACAAACTGAGCGGACCCACGGGCATCGGCGTCCTCTACGGCAAAAAGGAACTGCTCGAGGCCATGCCCCCGTGGCAGGGCGGCGGCAGCATGATCCTCTCGGTGTCGTGGGAGAAGACCACCTACATGGGCATTCCAGGCAAGTTCGAGGCCGGCACGCCGCCCATCGCCGAAGCCATCGGACTGGGGGCGGCCATTGATTACCTGAACGCCATCGGCCTGGACCGCATCGCAGCGCACGAGCACGCCCTCCTGGAGTACGCCACGAAGGAACTGGGCAAGATCGAGGGCCTGCGCGTCATCGGCACGGCCCCCGGCAAGGCCTCGGTGCTCAGCTTTGTGCTGGACGGCATCCATCCCCACGACGTGGGCAGCATCCTCGACCATGAGGGCGTGGTGGTGCGGGCTGGCCACCACTGCGCCCAGCCGGTGATGAAGCGTTTCGACATTCCCGCCACCACCCGCGCCAGCTTCGCCTACTTCAACGACCGGGAGGATGTGGACGCCCTGGTGGCGGCTATCCGGCAAGTGAAAGAGATCTTCGGCGCTGATTCCTTCAACTCCGCAGAGGAGCAAGGCTGA
- the sufD gene encoding Fe-S cluster assembly protein SufD translates to MTAPVPSVSDCTLIPDLLGASRPAGWAELRKAAESALQHQDLPTAKDEDWKYSDLRNLKALAFAPGRPETVDIKGSILPEARGTRLVFVNGHFDPHHSCTSALPQGVRLLHLSSASEAAPQLGSLSQTGDSDIFANLNSARFLDGAYVFVPKHVKVESPLHLLFMSHASGAATVSQPRIIVVVEPGAEVELIEEYTGNGTYFTNSCVEIFVGENAELRHERIQRESTGAFHISNLRAKISRDGRYHSRTISFGASFSRQAPQISIQGTGADVVLDGLALLNGNQFADTHSILDHTQPDCTSHQLHKAIVDDEARAVFNGRIFVRKGAQGTDARQQSRNLLLSEKARVDTKPQLEIDTDDVKCAHGAAIGQLDPEELFYLQSRGLNDQAARNLLTYGFAADLLAHIPVTSLRRQLRQAVMARTNATDLASDLGEMA, encoded by the coding sequence ATGACCGCGCCAGTCCCCAGCGTCAGCGACTGTACGCTGATCCCCGACCTCCTGGGCGCGAGCCGGCCAGCGGGCTGGGCCGAATTGCGCAAGGCCGCGGAGTCGGCGCTTCAACATCAGGATCTGCCGACGGCCAAAGATGAAGATTGGAAGTATTCCGACCTCCGGAATCTCAAGGCGCTCGCTTTCGCACCAGGCCGGCCCGAAACAGTGGATATCAAAGGCAGCATCCTGCCGGAAGCCCGAGGCACGCGCCTGGTCTTCGTCAACGGCCACTTCGACCCGCACCACAGCTGCACCTCCGCCCTGCCCCAGGGCGTGCGGTTGCTGCACCTTTCCTCGGCCTCCGAAGCCGCGCCCCAATTGGGCAGCCTATCGCAGACGGGCGATTCGGACATCTTCGCCAATCTCAATTCCGCACGGTTCCTGGATGGTGCCTATGTCTTCGTGCCGAAGCACGTGAAGGTTGAATCGCCCCTCCACTTGCTGTTCATGAGCCATGCGAGTGGCGCCGCTACGGTTTCGCAACCCAGGATCATCGTGGTGGTGGAGCCAGGGGCCGAAGTGGAACTCATCGAGGAATACACTGGGAACGGAACCTACTTCACAAATTCCTGTGTGGAAATCTTTGTGGGCGAAAACGCCGAATTGCGCCATGAGCGCATCCAGCGTGAGTCCACAGGCGCATTCCATATCTCCAATTTGCGGGCGAAGATTTCCCGGGATGGCCGCTACCACAGCCGCACCATCAGCTTCGGCGCGAGCTTCAGCCGCCAGGCGCCCCAGATTTCCATCCAGGGGACCGGCGCCGACGTGGTCCTTGACGGACTCGCGCTCCTGAACGGAAACCAGTTCGCGGACACGCATTCGATCCTCGATCACACTCAGCCGGACTGCACCAGCCATCAGCTCCACAAGGCCATCGTGGACGACGAAGCCCGCGCGGTGTTCAATGGCCGCATTTTCGTGCGCAAGGGCGCCCAAGGCACCGACGCCCGCCAGCAGAGCCGCAACCTGCTGCTCAGCGAGAAGGCCCGCGTGGACACCAAGCCCCAGCTCGAAATCGACACGGACGATGTCAAGTGCGCCCATGGCGCCGCCATCGGCCAGTTGGATCCGGAGGAACTCTTCTACCTCCAAAGCCGCGGACTCAACGATCAAGCGGCGCGGAACCTCCTCACCTACGGCTTCGCCGCGGACCTGCTGGCCCACATTCCGGTCACAAGCCTCCGCCGCCAGTTGCGCCAGGCCGTCATGGCGCGCACGAACGCCACGGATCTGGCCTCGGACCTGGGAGAAATGGCATGA
- the sufC gene encoding Fe-S cluster assembly ATPase SufC, whose protein sequence is MLSIKNLSASIGDTEVLKGINLEIKAGEVHAIMGPNGSGKSTLGKVLAGHPSYLVTSGEVLFEGRNLFEMEADERARAGVFMGFQHPIEVPGVSNAQFLRLAYNKQAEANGREEMDPLEFDDFIREKIQLVGMRDEFLDRSLNVGFSGGEKKRNEILQMAVLEPKLAILDELDSGLDVDALRIVGEAVTALKAPDKAILLITHYQRLLDHIPASHIHILQDGRIVKSGGPELALEVESRGYDWVKEATAAGADR, encoded by the coding sequence ATGCTGAGCATCAAGAATCTGAGCGCTTCCATCGGCGATACCGAGGTCCTCAAAGGGATCAACCTTGAAATCAAGGCTGGCGAAGTGCATGCCATCATGGGCCCCAATGGTTCCGGCAAGAGCACGCTGGGCAAGGTGCTCGCAGGCCATCCAAGCTATCTGGTGACTTCGGGCGAAGTGCTGTTCGAAGGCCGGAACCTCTTCGAGATGGAAGCCGACGAGCGCGCCCGGGCCGGCGTATTCATGGGCTTCCAGCACCCCATCGAAGTGCCCGGCGTGAGCAACGCGCAATTCCTGCGGCTGGCCTACAACAAGCAGGCCGAAGCCAACGGCCGCGAGGAAATGGACCCTCTTGAATTCGATGATTTCATCCGCGAAAAGATCCAGTTGGTGGGGATGCGCGATGAATTCCTGGACCGCAGCCTGAACGTGGGTTTCAGCGGCGGCGAAAAAAAGCGCAACGAGATCCTGCAGATGGCCGTGCTGGAACCCAAGCTCGCCATCCTCGATGAGCTCGATTCAGGGTTGGATGTGGACGCGCTGCGCATCGTAGGCGAGGCCGTGACCGCCCTGAAAGCCCCCGACAAAGCCATTTTGCTTATCACGCACTACCAGCGCCTACTGGACCATATCCCCGCCAGCCACATCCACATTCTCCAGGACGGCCGGATCGTGAAATCCGGTGGGCCGGAATTGGCCCTGGAAGTGGAAAGCCGCGGTTACGACTGGGTCAAGGAAGCCACCGCCGCAGGGGCGGACCGATGA
- the sufB gene encoding Fe-S cluster assembly protein SufB translates to MNTALTAVTSQEYKYGFVTDIESDSVAAGLNEDVIRFISAKKGEPDWLLEFRLKAYRHWLTMTEPEWANVHYAKPDFQSIVYYSAPKKKVAKYASMDEVDPELLRTFEKLGVPMNEQAQLAGVAVDVVFDSVSVTTTYKEKLATVGIIFCSFSEAVREHPELVKKYLGSVVPTADNFYAALNSAVFTDGSFVFIPKGVACPMDLSTYFRINNKESGQFERTLIVAEEGASVSYLEGCTAPQFDTNQLHAAVVELVALDDASIKYSTVQNWYAGDKNGLGGIFNFVTKRGLCKGRNSKISWTQVETGSAITWKYPSCVLLGENSIGEFYSVALTNHKQQADTGTKMIHIGRNTKSTIISKGISAGDSSNSYRGLVRVMPKAMGARNFSQCDSMLIGQNSSANTYPYIEVQNKSAKVEHEATTSKIGEEQLFYFQQRGIPVEDAISMIINGFCKDVFRELPMEFAVEATKLLSLKLEGSVG, encoded by the coding sequence ATGAACACGGCCCTGACAGCGGTCACCAGCCAGGAATACAAATACGGATTCGTGACGGATATCGAGTCCGACAGCGTGGCCGCGGGGCTGAACGAGGACGTGATCCGCTTCATCTCGGCCAAGAAAGGCGAGCCGGATTGGCTGCTTGAATTCCGCCTGAAGGCCTACCGCCATTGGCTCACGATGACTGAACCGGAATGGGCGAACGTGCATTACGCGAAGCCGGATTTCCAAAGCATCGTCTACTACAGCGCACCCAAGAAGAAGGTTGCCAAGTACGCCTCCATGGACGAAGTGGACCCCGAATTGCTGCGCACTTTCGAAAAGCTCGGCGTGCCCATGAACGAGCAGGCCCAGCTGGCGGGCGTGGCCGTGGACGTGGTGTTTGATTCCGTATCCGTCACCACGACTTACAAAGAAAAACTCGCTACCGTCGGCATCATCTTCTGCTCCTTCAGCGAAGCGGTGCGCGAGCATCCAGAGCTGGTGAAGAAGTACCTCGGCAGCGTGGTGCCCACCGCCGACAACTTCTATGCGGCCCTGAACTCGGCGGTCTTCACGGACGGCAGCTTCGTCTTCATCCCGAAGGGCGTCGCCTGCCCCATGGATCTGAGCACCTACTTCCGCATCAACAACAAGGAAAGCGGCCAGTTCGAGCGGACCCTCATCGTGGCCGAGGAAGGCGCTTCCGTGAGCTATCTCGAAGGCTGCACCGCGCCCCAATTCGACACCAACCAGTTGCACGCGGCCGTGGTGGAACTGGTGGCCCTGGACGACGCCAGCATCAAGTACAGCACGGTCCAGAACTGGTATGCCGGCGACAAGAACGGCCTGGGCGGCATCTTCAATTTCGTCACCAAGCGCGGGCTCTGCAAGGGCCGCAACTCCAAGATCAGCTGGACTCAAGTCGAGACCGGCAGCGCCATCACCTGGAAGTATCCATCGTGTGTGCTGCTGGGCGAGAACAGCATCGGCGAGTTCTATTCCGTGGCCTTGACCAACCACAAGCAGCAGGCGGACACCGGCACCAAGATGATCCACATCGGGCGCAACACCAAGAGCACCATCATCAGCAAGGGCATCAGCGCCGGGGACAGCAGCAACTCCTACCGCGGCCTGGTGCGCGTGATGCCCAAAGCCATGGGCGCGCGCAACTTCAGCCAATGCGACTCCATGCTCATCGGGCAGAATTCTTCGGCAAATACCTATCCCTACATCGAAGTGCAGAACAAATCCGCCAAGGTGGAGCACGAGGCCACCACCAGCAAGATAGGTGAAGAACAGCTCTTCTATTTCCAGCAGCGCGGCATCCCCGTGGAAGACGCCATCAGCATGATCATCAACGGCTTCTGCAAGGATGTCTTCCGCGAATTGCCCATGGAATTCGCGGTGGAAGCCACCAAATTATTGAGCCTGAAACTCGAAGGTTCGGTCGGGTGA
- a CDS encoding tetratricopeptide repeat protein has product MTPDVPGSYCQNCLTWNPGDRETCLKCGTRLLIVSGDQSWEEAASAVEGEEEDLDEHLLERITGLEETLRRVETYLETVSDQMGKLERAEVMLRNGLMALVQEMDQRGQLNAETFSQRWEHLVEDNLHLIEARELFTRYRARILPIAKSRSLSQLRRALLETSALLDSSQLPLAAQRLQQALQLDPKNYELIFTVASLMEMANDPDEAEALARKVVALSPRHFEGWMLLAKLLGEIPERADEAIEALRKAADLHPEEVEPRERLAGLLLDEEDLQGALECAQEAVNLQKDGHTLALLGEVHLARGESAIAIPIFKEASGFLPGELPIRRMLAEAYIQGEERSKAFTILQELLTQHPGDPELLLLLDAESPAQLRTARGGRAKAVALLDEAQSWMDEGNFGEAAIWLRKARRKDKSERLELMELECAFQEDPKKNLPKAIAFSRSNRHPRLCFMALRLALDHLMKTDSHRELLEAIQVFLEAHPKSSGAWEAALMSQAHRLLRMEVTEADLAEVRRLQAHPLPGMETRARTLLGQYLLAMRKHEEVIELLDPLLEKDPTLINHFQLGAALAAMGETSEALFLLKEGQQADPGDLSDEQAHGVKLQMQELIKDLAGSPSAKA; this is encoded by the coding sequence ATGACCCCAGACGTGCCCGGCTCCTATTGCCAGAACTGCCTGACCTGGAATCCCGGCGACCGGGAGACCTGCCTTAAATGCGGGACCCGCCTGCTCATCGTCTCCGGGGACCAGAGCTGGGAAGAGGCCGCTTCCGCCGTGGAAGGCGAGGAAGAAGATCTCGACGAGCACCTGCTGGAGCGCATCACCGGCCTGGAGGAAACCCTTCGCCGCGTGGAGACCTACCTGGAAACCGTCTCCGACCAGATGGGCAAGCTGGAGCGCGCGGAGGTCATGCTGCGCAACGGCCTGATGGCGCTGGTCCAGGAGATGGACCAGCGGGGCCAGCTCAACGCGGAAACCTTCTCCCAGCGCTGGGAGCACCTGGTCGAGGACAACCTCCACCTGATCGAAGCCCGGGAGCTGTTCACCCGCTACCGGGCCCGCATCCTGCCCATCGCCAAGTCCCGCTCCCTTTCCCAATTGCGGCGGGCCCTGCTCGAGACCTCCGCCCTGCTGGACAGCTCGCAACTGCCCCTGGCCGCGCAACGGCTGCAGCAGGCGCTGCAACTGGACCCGAAAAATTACGAACTGATCTTCACCGTGGCTTCCCTCATGGAAATGGCGAACGACCCGGACGAAGCCGAGGCCCTGGCCAGGAAGGTGGTGGCCCTCAGCCCCCGCCACTTCGAAGGCTGGATGCTGCTGGCGAAACTGCTGGGGGAGATTCCCGAACGCGCTGATGAGGCGATCGAGGCCCTGCGGAAGGCGGCGGATCTCCACCCGGAGGAAGTCGAACCCCGAGAGCGCCTGGCGGGCCTGCTGCTGGACGAGGAGGATCTGCAGGGCGCGCTGGAGTGCGCCCAGGAGGCCGTGAATCTGCAGAAAGACGGCCACACCCTGGCCCTGCTGGGCGAGGTGCACCTGGCCCGCGGCGAATCCGCCATCGCCATCCCGATCTTCAAAGAGGCCTCGGGTTTTCTTCCCGGCGAACTGCCCATCCGCCGGATGCTGGCGGAAGCGTACATCCAGGGCGAGGAACGCTCCAAGGCCTTCACCATCCTCCAGGAGCTGCTGACCCAGCACCCCGGGGATCCGGAGCTGCTCCTGCTGCTCGATGCGGAATCCCCCGCCCAGTTGCGCACGGCTCGGGGCGGCCGGGCCAAGGCCGTGGCCCTGCTGGACGAGGCCCAATCCTGGATGGATGAAGGGAATTTTGGCGAGGCGGCCATCTGGCTCCGCAAAGCCCGGCGCAAGGACAAGAGCGAGCGCCTGGAACTGATGGAGCTGGAATGCGCTTTCCAGGAAGACCCGAAAAAAAACCTTCCCAAAGCCATCGCCTTCTCCCGTTCAAACCGCCACCCCAGGCTTTGCTTCATGGCCCTGCGGCTGGCTTTGGACCACCTGATGAAGACCGATTCCCACCGGGAATTGCTGGAGGCGATCCAGGTCTTCCTGGAGGCCCATCCCAAAAGCAGCGGAGCCTGGGAAGCGGCGCTCATGAGCCAGGCCCACCGCCTCCTGCGCATGGAGGTCACCGAGGCGGACCTGGCGGAAGTGCGCCGCCTCCAGGCCCACCCCCTGCCGGGGATGGAGACCCGCGCCCGCACGCTCCTGGGGCAATACCTGCTCGCCATGCGCAAGCACGAGGAGGTGATCGAACTGTTGGATCCATTGCTGGAGAAAGATCCCACCCTGATCAACCACTTCCAGTTGGGCGCAGCCCTCGCGGCCATGGGGGAGACCAGCGAGGCGCTGTTCCTTCTGAAGGAAGGCCAGCAGGCGGATCCCGGCGACCTGAGCGATGAACAGGCCCATGGCGTGAAGTTGCAGATGCAGGAGCTCATCAAGGATCTAGCGGGATCTCCCTCGGCCAAGGCCTAA
- a CDS encoding sulfite exporter TauE/SafE family protein: MLENWLNQPHAAPWLLIMWVAGVLGSIGHCAGMCGPIVASFGVAQAKHGGRAWPRHLLFQAGRISTYAMLGAGIGFVGGFARLQTVQDMHACCRPEGQALVAAQAWPWQIYMKLGIGFLMLLLGLFMLFGRRADALMEFPLPHFLSKLLGQGLKFGGTPYLLGLMWGFIPCGLVYMMLLKSLDGGSWRMGAAGMAAFGFGNLPLLMGLGLASTRLGQSWKNRLLRMGGALVAGMGGYILYQAVMLLRLQFQVGTP, encoded by the coding sequence ATGCTTGAAAACTGGCTCAACCAACCCCATGCCGCGCCCTGGCTTCTCATCATGTGGGTGGCGGGGGTATTGGGGTCCATCGGTCATTGCGCGGGCATGTGCGGCCCCATCGTCGCCAGTTTCGGGGTGGCCCAGGCGAAACACGGCGGCCGCGCCTGGCCGAGGCATTTGCTGTTCCAGGCTGGACGGATCAGCACCTACGCGATGCTCGGCGCTGGGATCGGATTCGTGGGCGGGTTCGCCCGGCTGCAGACCGTCCAGGACATGCACGCCTGCTGCCGTCCGGAGGGCCAGGCCCTGGTGGCGGCCCAGGCTTGGCCCTGGCAGATCTACATGAAGCTGGGAATCGGGTTCCTGATGCTGCTTCTGGGGCTTTTCATGCTGTTCGGACGCAGGGCGGATGCCTTGATGGAATTCCCGCTGCCGCATTTCCTTTCAAAGCTGCTGGGCCAGGGCTTGAAATTCGGCGGCACACCGTACCTGCTGGGTCTGATGTGGGGCTTCATTCCATGCGGCCTTGTCTACATGATGCTGCTGAAAAGCCTGGACGGCGGCTCCTGGCGCATGGGCGCCGCGGGCATGGCGGCCTTCGGCTTTGGTAACCTGCCGCTCCTCATGGGCCTGGGCCTGGCGAGCACCCGGCTGGGCCAATCATGGAAAAATCGGCTGCTAAGAATGGGCGGGGCCCTTGTGGCGGGGATGGGTGGATATATCCTCTATCAGGCCGTGATGTTGTTGCGGCTGCAATTCCAGGTCGGGACGCCATGA
- a CDS encoding tetratricopeptide repeat protein codes for MNEEKRHEAMEVVGKAYQLHMRGEVDQAIELYTESLEIEPTAEAYTFRGWAQSCNHDFDEAIADCHRAIDIDPEFGNPYNDIGAYYMEMGQPDDAIPWLKMALKAKRYESYCFPQFNLGRAYEGLGQLDKAQERYKAALLENPRYLQAAKALERVNQKIEAANPAPMA; via the coding sequence ATGAACGAAGAGAAGCGGCACGAGGCGATGGAGGTGGTGGGCAAGGCCTACCAGCTCCACATGCGAGGCGAAGTGGACCAGGCCATCGAGCTCTACACCGAGAGCCTGGAAATCGAGCCCACGGCGGAGGCCTACACCTTCCGCGGCTGGGCCCAGAGCTGCAACCACGATTTCGACGAGGCCATCGCCGACTGCCACCGCGCCATCGACATCGACCCGGAATTCGGCAACCCCTACAACGACATCGGCGCCTACTACATGGAGATGGGCCAGCCCGATGACGCCATCCCTTGGCTGAAGATGGCGTTGAAAGCCAAACGCTATGAAAGCTACTGTTTTCCGCAATTCAACCTGGGGCGCGCCTATGAAGGCCTTGGACAGTTGGACAAGGCCCAGGAGCGCTACAAAGCAGCTCTCCTTGAAAATCCGCGCTACCTGCAGGCCGCCAAGGCCCTGGAGCGGGTGAACCAGAAGATCGAAGCCGCCAACCCGGCGCCGATGGCGTGA
- a CDS encoding flavin reductase family protein, producing MMTDPESTVGPALGKIPSGLAIVTAQQGTERTGFLASWFQQVSFDPPLVVVCVKAGRPIEALLKGSGHFALNLLAEGDFASLKRYGKGFEPGQDPWADSPEDLVEGQVAPVFAKGFAHLLLKHTRTLDAGGDHLLHFGEVVGGGLQNPEAKPYIHIRKDGFGY from the coding sequence ATGATGACCGATCCCGAATCCACGGTGGGCCCCGCCCTGGGAAAGATTCCTTCCGGCCTGGCCATTGTCACGGCCCAGCAGGGAACCGAGCGCACAGGCTTTCTGGCCTCTTGGTTCCAGCAGGTGAGTTTCGATCCCCCCCTCGTCGTGGTCTGCGTGAAGGCCGGCCGGCCCATCGAAGCACTCCTCAAGGGCAGCGGCCATTTTGCCCTCAACCTGTTGGCGGAAGGCGATTTCGCCAGCCTCAAACGGTACGGGAAAGGATTCGAGCCGGGCCAGGATCCTTGGGCGGACAGCCCGGAGGATCTGGTGGAAGGGCAGGTCGCGCCGGTCTTCGCCAAGGGCTTCGCCCATCTGCTGCTGAAACACACCCGCACGCTCGATGCGGGCGGCGACCACCTGCTGCATTTCGGCGAGGTGGTTGGCGGCGGGCTTCAAAACCCTGAAGCCAAGCCCTACATCCATATCCGGAAGGATGGGTTCGGATACTGA
- a CDS encoding ABC transporter substrate-binding protein, with amino-acid sequence MRFTIAHSPDSDDAYMMAPLALGWMDPEGFDIEFVRKDIEQLNREALECRYEVTAISFGAYPELQGKYDLLTAGSSIQEGTGPLVVSRKPMNRGQLANSTIAIPGLRTSAYLAMRKWMEGLKVELLPFDQILPAVAEGRFEAGLLIHESQLLYQEAGLHLVVDLGAWWKMVHDLPLPMGGNAIRSNLPTDTKQHFAMLMRKSVEMAQARHWESVDYAQSFGRGMDREMVGRYVTAWVNEFTVDPGPRGRRAVAELLGIEPVWIQG; translated from the coding sequence ATGCGCTTCACCATCGCCCACAGCCCCGACAGCGACGACGCGTACATGATGGCTCCCCTGGCCCTGGGCTGGATGGATCCCGAGGGTTTCGACATCGAATTCGTCCGCAAGGACATCGAGCAGCTGAACCGGGAAGCTCTGGAATGCCGGTACGAAGTGACGGCCATCAGCTTTGGCGCCTACCCGGAATTGCAGGGGAAATATGACCTGCTGACGGCGGGCTCCAGCATCCAGGAAGGCACGGGCCCGCTTGTGGTATCCCGGAAACCCATGAACCGCGGGCAACTGGCCAATTCGACCATCGCCATTCCCGGACTGCGTACCTCGGCCTACCTCGCCATGAGGAAATGGATGGAGGGCCTGAAGGTGGAATTGCTGCCTTTCGACCAAATTCTGCCGGCCGTGGCCGAAGGGCGGTTCGAGGCGGGCCTGCTCATCCATGAGAGCCAGCTGCTTTATCAGGAGGCAGGCCTCCACTTGGTGGTGGACCTCGGGGCCTGGTGGAAAATGGTCCATGATCTGCCCCTGCCCATGGGCGGAAATGCGATCCGTTCGAACCTGCCCACCGACACAAAACAGCACTTTGCGATGCTCATGCGGAAGAGCGTCGAGATGGCCCAGGCCCGCCATTGGGAGAGCGTCGATTATGCGCAAAGCTTCGGCCGGGGCATGGATCGTGAAATGGTCGGCCGCTATGTGACTGCCTGGGTCAACGAATTCACGGTGGATCCTGGACCCCGTGGGCGAAGGGCTGTGGCTGAATTATTGGGAATCGAACCCGTCTGGATACAGGGTTAA